The Salegentibacter mishustinae genome includes a window with the following:
- the gldJ gene encoding gliding motility lipoprotein GldJ yields MNMRINIAFRAFLTLVLSVGLLSCNNSRDYDDRSRATGWDINSDEGGFQYNTDYKEQEAGPGLVFVEGGTFTMGQVQDDVMHDWNNTPTQQHVQSFYMDETEVTNMMYMEYLDWLKKVFPPTQENFRNIYNGAVPDTLVWRNRLGYNETMVNNYLRHPAYGNYPVVGVSWIQAVEFSKWRTDRVNELLLEEGGYTKEGARLTDVQAGTTFNTETYLNAPSKAYGGNTEISQGGDESQDMIDNQNTDADGNALGGQTYVQRKDGVLLPEYRLPTEAEWEYAASSLVGIRDYNVYRGRKKYPWDGQYTRSGDVKKQGDQLANFKQSDGDYGGIAGWSDDGADITAEVKSYDPNDFGLYDMAGNVAEWVADVYRPIVDDEFNDFNYYRGNVYTKNAINEDGSVKVVGVDEIEFDTLATGRLVARSYPGDIAQIPVSEEDTYMRTNYTDSDQRNFRDGDKSSSRYYRSYQEAEDESQRMYNSPTYNVAGAKDSTGVAQRGYDTADRTTLISDEVRVYKGGSWRDRAYWLDPAQRRYFPQDMATDYIGFRNAMSRVGSKSLDNNKKARN; encoded by the coding sequence GCGTTGGTTTACTAAGCTGTAATAATTCCCGAGATTATGATGATAGATCCAGGGCAACTGGATGGGACATTAATTCAGATGAAGGCGGATTTCAATACAATACAGATTACAAAGAACAGGAAGCCGGTCCCGGGCTGGTTTTTGTAGAGGGTGGAACCTTTACTATGGGACAGGTGCAGGATGATGTAATGCACGATTGGAATAATACTCCAACCCAACAACATGTTCAGTCCTTTTATATGGACGAAACCGAAGTTACCAATATGATGTATATGGAATACCTTGATTGGTTAAAAAAGGTGTTTCCTCCTACACAGGAAAACTTCCGAAATATTTATAATGGTGCCGTGCCAGATACTCTTGTTTGGAGAAACAGACTTGGGTATAATGAAACAATGGTAAACAACTACCTACGCCACCCCGCTTACGGAAACTACCCGGTTGTGGGTGTAAGCTGGATACAAGCTGTAGAATTCAGTAAATGGAGAACCGACAGGGTGAACGAACTTCTTTTAGAAGAAGGCGGTTACACCAAAGAAGGAGCACGTTTAACCGATGTACAGGCTGGAACCACGTTTAATACAGAAACCTACCTCAATGCGCCAAGTAAGGCTTATGGAGGTAATACTGAAATTAGCCAGGGAGGTGACGAGTCTCAGGATATGATTGATAATCAAAATACCGATGCAGATGGAAATGCACTTGGCGGACAAACTTATGTTCAGCGTAAAGATGGAGTTTTGTTACCTGAATACCGTTTACCAACTGAAGCTGAATGGGAATATGCTGCATCTTCTTTAGTAGGAATTAGAGATTATAATGTTTACAGAGGAAGAAAAAAATATCCGTGGGATGGTCAATACACCAGATCTGGTGATGTTAAAAAACAGGGAGACCAGTTAGCCAACTTTAAGCAAAGTGACGGAGATTACGGTGGTATTGCAGGCTGGAGTGATGATGGCGCTGATATTACTGCTGAAGTAAAATCTTACGATCCTAATGATTTCGGACTTTATGATATGGCCGGCAACGTAGCAGAGTGGGTAGCCGATGTTTACCGCCCAATAGTTGATGATGAATTTAACGACTTCAACTATTACAGAGGAAATGTATACACCAAAAATGCAATTAACGAAGATGGTAGCGTAAAGGTAGTTGGAGTAGACGAAATTGAATTTGATACTTTAGCTACGGGAAGACTGGTTGCAAGATCCTACCCTGGAGATATTGCACAAATACCTGTTAGCGAAGAAGACACTTATATGCGAACCAATTATACTGATAGTGATCAACGTAATTTTAGAGATGGAGATAAAAGCTCTAGCCGTTATTACAGATCTTACCAGGAAGCTGAAGACGAATCTCAACGTATGTACAACTCCCCTACTTATAATGTAGCTGGAGCTAAAGATAGCACAGGAGTAGCACAACGCGGTTACGACACTGCAGACAGAACAACCCTTATTAGTGATGAGGTTAGAGTTTACAAAGGTGGTTCCTGGAGAGATCGCGCTTATTGGTTAGACCCGGCACAGCGTAGATATTTCCCACAGGATATGGCTACAGACTATATTGGATTTAGAAATGCCATGTCTAGAGTTGGTTCAAAATCTTTAGATAACAATAAGAAAGCAAGAAATTAG